The Methanococcus voltae genome window below encodes:
- a CDS encoding NIP7 pre-PUA domain-containing protein: MKCRKINDEEIRTVKNLLSRYLGKNVEKLPFDNILVVGNDLKRLQYVSGDILQNILENEISYKVSSMGINLGVLLIKNDKEKFSPSLECLNLISNQIIKNYVILSDKGEEMFLYAKDAFESSFEELNGDGKLVVFNKNKELVGMGNYNGELLINLMDKGWYLRNGG, encoded by the coding sequence ATGAAATGTAGAAAAATAAATGACGAAGAAATAAGAACTGTTAAGAATCTTCTTTCAAGATATTTGGGTAAAAATGTAGAAAAATTACCTTTTGATAATATACTGGTTGTAGGAAATGATTTGAAAAGATTGCAGTATGTTAGTGGAGATATTTTACAAAATATACTCGAAAATGAAATTTCCTATAAAGTAAGTAGTATGGGTATTAATTTAGGTGTTTTGTTAATTAAAAATGATAAGGAAAAATTTTCTCCATCTTTGGAATGCTTAAATCTAATTTCTAACCAAATTATTAAAAATTATGTAATTTTAAGTGATAAAGGGGAAGAAATGTTTCTTTATGCAAAAGATGCTTTTGAATCATCTTTTGAAGAATTAAATGGGGACGGTAAATTAGTTGTATTTAATAAAAATAAAGAATTAGTTGGTATGGGAAATTATAATGGTGAATTATTGATTAATTTAATGGATAAAGGATGGTATTTGCGAAACGGGGGCTAA
- a CDS encoding geranylgeranylglyceryl/heptaprenylglyceryl phosphate synthase, translating into MKIGNVESYMNDIIAKEGAAYAVLIDPDEKNYAEIAEKVKDYADVIIIGGSIGICDLDKITKDIKEITNLPTILFPGNVDGITKEADALFYMTLMNSKNTYWTITAPTLGCIKIKKEGIEPIPMAYIGIEPIQNTAVGYVGEVNAIPSAKPEIAAMYCLSASYFGMRWAYLEAGSGAKFPVSSKAIATAKHLADINVIVGGGIRDPETAFEKVMYGADVIVTGTLTEQNPDAVKEMRNAIKKAGLKKLEKLTNL; encoded by the coding sequence ATGAAAATTGGAAATGTAGAATCATATATGAATGATATAATCGCTAAAGAAGGGGCAGCTTATGCGGTATTGATAGACCCTGACGAAAAGAATTATGCAGAAATCGCTGAAAAAGTTAAAGATTACGCAGATGTTATTATCATTGGTGGAAGCATTGGAATATGTGATTTGGATAAAATTACCAAGGATATAAAAGAAATAACTAATCTTCCAACAATATTATTCCCCGGTAATGTAGATGGGATTACAAAAGAGGCTGACGCACTTTTCTATATGACGCTTATGAATTCTAAAAATACCTATTGGACAATAACTGCACCTACACTGGGTTGCATCAAAATAAAAAAGGAAGGAATTGAGCCAATACCTATGGCTTATATTGGTATCGAACCAATCCAAAATACTGCGGTAGGTTATGTTGGAGAAGTAAATGCAATACCAAGTGCAAAGCCTGAAATAGCTGCAATGTATTGTTTATCTGCTTCATATTTTGGTATGAGATGGGCTTATTTAGAAGCGGGTAGTGGTGCAAAATTCCCCGTAAGTAGTAAAGCAATTGCTACTGCAAAACATCTTGCAGATATCAACGTAATTGTTGGTGGCGGGATTAGAGACCCTGAAACAGCTTTTGAAAAAGTAATGTATGGTGCAGACGTAATCGTTACTGGAACGTTAACTGAACAGAACCCTGATGCTGTAAAAGAAATGAGAAATGCAATTAAAAAAGCAGGATTAAAAAAATTGGAAAAATTAACTAATTTATAA
- a CDS encoding DNA cytosine methyltransferase, with the protein MLPNGLKKDSHCKKKDNETSKNEKNHFTFVDLFCGCGGFSRGFIDEGFNPLVAIEIEENPVSSYALNFNGKIYEKIYKNGQYNYILKENYFKLEDFMSKEEIDFFKKINNYDKLSPIILNEDIREIHSLDILKFIDDKNDNNLGNIRSLSSNNIDLLIGGPPCEGYTGANPKRLKNPYDRLYSDELGRLVLEYIRIVGDLKPKVFVMENVPGMLNWQLWECIEQEFAKVGYNEIYFHVFNAENFGNPSVRKRIIVSNIKLNPEWSEHKNIVRDILEDEYTFKTIKNVEKLEKNEKSEETQKFRVNELNLNKEQYPLAERISKKLKDTKVGSGAVKFKASKGNLENYILINENDVSDTVMGQRRFIHPNKQRLLTVREQARLMGYPNHHILAGGLTSTYNQIGESVPPTLSNAIAKEVYKYLKSLEVDK; encoded by the coding sequence ATGCTACCAAATGGTTTAAAAAAGGATTCCCATTGTAAAAAAAAGGATAATGAAACTTCCAAAAACGAAAAAAACCATTTTACGTTTGTTGATTTATTTTGCGGGTGTGGGGGATTTTCACGAGGTTTTATAGATGAAGGATTTAACCCATTAGTTGCTATTGAAATTGAGGAAAACCCAGTTAGTTCTTATGCTTTAAATTTTAATGGAAAAATATATGAAAAAATCTATAAAAATGGGCAGTATAATTATATTTTAAAAGAAAATTACTTTAAACTTGAAGATTTTATGTCTAAGGAAGAAATAGATTTTTTTAAAAAAATAAATAATTACGATAAATTAAGTCCTATTATATTAAATGAAGATATTCGTGAAATTCATTCTTTAGATATTTTAAAATTTATCGATGATAAAAATGACAATAATTTAGGTAATATACGCAGTTTAAGTAGTAATAATATAGACTTATTAATTGGAGGTCCCCCTTGTGAAGGATATACTGGTGCAAATCCGAAAAGGCTAAAGAATCCGTATGATAGACTATATAGTGATGAATTAGGTAGATTGGTTTTAGAATACATCAGAATCGTAGGGGACTTAAAACCTAAAGTTTTTGTTATGGAAAATGTCCCCGGGATGCTTAATTGGCAACTATGGGAATGTATAGAGCAGGAATTTGCAAAGGTAGGATATAATGAAATATATTTCCACGTATTCAATGCGGAAAACTTTGGAAATCCATCAGTTAGAAAAAGAATAATTGTATCAAATATAAAACTAAATCCCGAATGGTCGGAACATAAAAACATAGTTCGAGATATATTAGAAGATGAATATACATTTAAAACTATTAAAAACGTTGAAAAATTAGAAAAAAATGAAAAATCTGAAGAAACCCAAAAATTTAGGGTAAATGAATTAAATTTAAACAAGGAACAATATCCATTGGCCGAAAGAATTTCAAAAAAATTAAAAGATACTAAAGTAGGCTCTGGTGCAGTTAAATTTAAAGCTTCAAAGGGTAATTTAGAAAATTACATATTAATTAACGAAAATGATGTTTCAGATACAGTTATGGGTCAGCGTAGGTTTATACATCCCAATAAACAGCGTTTATTAACCGTCCGGGAACAAGCTCGGCTTATGGGGTATCCAAACCACCATATATTGGCCGGTGGACTAACATCAACATACAACCAAATTGGAGAAAGTGTACCGCCCACATTGTCAAATGCCATTGCTAAAGAAGTTTATAAATACTTAAAAAGCTTAGAAGTAGATAAATAA
- the argH gene encoding argininosuccinate lyase — translation MKNILRRGRLGSNVNEDVMKYTTSLEFDKEIFESDIYCDIAHTIMLTEQNIISKEYGLIIIEELKNILSKGMQNLDLDPSLDDIHMVIENELIKKVGEDIAGRMHTGRSRNDEVATDLRLALRKKILEILAMILKLNKSLIKLAENNKNTLSVGYTHLQQAQPVTFGHQMLSHVSAIERDILRFLDTYKRVNICPLGSGAMATTGFTINRIKTKNLLGFDDIIHNSMDGVSSRDFIAETMFDISMLGTNLSKICEELIVFSSCEFGTIEIANEYTSTSSIMPQKKNPDVAEISRAKLSTLNGELVSVLTILKALPNTYNRDLQEISPHLWKTTETALETLHMVEGMVSTLKVNAEKMEKLATENYSTATELADTLVRECGIAFRMAHGIVGELVKDSIEQNVPISNIISETLSKYDLNLSEESIKKALNPMENVKLRKAMGGPAPNELERAINHFNSKINDYETAISEKYSKIEDVEFNLINYKL, via the coding sequence ATGAAAAACATACTTAGAAGGGGAAGACTGGGAAGTAATGTAAATGAAGATGTAATGAAATATACAACCAGTTTGGAATTTGATAAAGAGATATTTGAAAGCGATATTTATTGTGATATTGCACATACAATAATGTTAACTGAGCAAAATATTATTTCAAAAGAATATGGGTTAATAATTATCGAAGAATTGAAAAATATTTTATCAAAGGGGATGCAAAACCTAGATTTAGACCCTTCACTCGATGATATTCATATGGTTATTGAAAATGAACTAATTAAAAAGGTAGGGGAAGATATAGCGGGTAGAATGCACACGGGAAGAAGTAGGAACGACGAAGTTGCAACTGATTTAAGATTGGCTTTAAGAAAAAAAATCCTTGAAATATTGGCAATGATTTTAAAATTAAATAAAAGTCTTATAAAATTGGCAGAAAATAATAAAAACACTCTTTCAGTTGGATATACTCATTTACAACAAGCTCAACCTGTTACTTTTGGTCATCAAATGCTTAGCCACGTTTCAGCAATAGAAAGAGATATTTTAAGATTTTTGGACACTTACAAACGTGTAAATATTTGTCCTTTGGGTTCGGGGGCGATGGCAACAACAGGATTTACTATAAATAGAATTAAAACAAAAAATTTACTTGGCTTTGACGATATTATACATAATTCAATGGATGGTGTTTCTTCAAGGGACTTTATAGCTGAGACAATGTTTGATATTTCAATGCTAGGTACTAATTTAAGTAAAATCTGCGAAGAATTGATTGTATTTTCATCGTGTGAATTTGGAACAATTGAAATAGCTAATGAGTATACTTCTACCTCTTCAATAATGCCCCAAAAGAAAAATCCTGATGTAGCAGAGATTTCAAGAGCAAAACTTTCCACTTTAAATGGTGAATTAGTATCTGTACTTACAATATTAAAAGCACTACCAAATACATACAATAGAGATTTACAAGAAATAAGCCCCCACCTTTGGAAAACAACGGAAACAGCCCTCGAAACATTACATATGGTTGAAGGAATGGTTTCTACTTTAAAAGTTAATGCTGAAAAAATGGAAAAATTAGCAACTGAAAATTATTCTACAGCAACTGAATTAGCCGATACTTTAGTTCGTGAATGCGGTATTGCATTTAGAATGGCACACGGAATCGTAGGGGAGCTCGTAAAAGATTCTATCGAGCAAAATGTTCCAATTTCCAACATTATTTCTGAAACACTATCTAAATATGATTTAAATTTGAGCGAAGAATCTATTAAAAAAGCATTAAATCCAATGGAAAATGTGAAACTTAGGAAAGCAATGGGTGGACCAGCACCTAACGAACTTGAAAGAGCAATTAATCATTTTAATTCAAAAATAAATGATTATGAAACAGCTATTTCTGAAAAATATTCTAAAATAGAAGATGTAGAATTTAATTTAATTAATTATAAATTGTAA
- a CDS encoding radical SAM protein, whose protein sequence is MNSIDIFENSIKAYKLTEKYHENYVGLERALFLGWYCDLENPCKFCYMSTQKDRIKEPLKARRRLETILAEASIMKQIGWKLEFISGGYGYGIEELNDMIEMVSYTQGCKQYLNLGIIDFEKLNLNNVEGIVGAVETVNPELHRKICPGKPLGNTKEMLLKAKGYDLKTGITIILGMGETEDDIEKLLKMIEELDLNRITFYSLNPQKDTVFENKTSTTTLNYMNWISQVRLNYPKLKIISGTWVDKLPNIGPLVMAGSNIITKFPLFSIYGTKYGKTVENEINSTGRELLGTFSDLDVLNFKKELTNSPYSKNYCDKLGGIDKNIEISDKNLNTLQNMESDISNKVERYLKKTTKNAIK, encoded by the coding sequence ATGAATTCAATTGATATTTTTGAAAATTCCATTAAAGCATATAAATTAACTGAAAAATACCATGAAAATTATGTTGGATTAGAGCGAGCTCTATTTTTAGGTTGGTACTGCGATTTAGAAAATCCTTGTAAATTTTGTTATATGTCTACACAGAAAGACCGAATTAAAGAACCTTTAAAAGCAAGAAGACGTTTAGAAACAATACTCGCAGAAGCTTCAATTATGAAACAAATAGGTTGGAAATTGGAGTTTATATCTGGTGGTTATGGTTATGGAATTGAAGAATTGAATGATATGATAGAAATGGTATCTTATACTCAAGGTTGTAAGCAATATTTAAATTTGGGAATAATAGATTTTGAAAAACTCAATTTAAACAATGTAGAAGGTATCGTCGGAGCTGTGGAAACAGTTAATCCTGAATTACATCGTAAAATATGTCCTGGCAAACCTTTGGGTAATACAAAGGAAATGCTTTTAAAAGCTAAAGGATATGATTTGAAAACCGGTATTACTATAATATTGGGTATGGGTGAAACTGAAGACGATATTGAGAAATTATTGAAAATGATTGAAGAATTAGATTTGAATAGAATAACTTTTTATTCGTTAAATCCTCAAAAAGATACAGTTTTTGAAAATAAAACCTCAACTACAACTTTAAATTACATGAATTGGATTTCTCAAGTTAGGTTAAATTATCCTAAATTAAAAATAATTTCTGGAACTTGGGTTGATAAATTACCTAATATTGGACCATTAGTTATGGCAGGTTCTAATATAATAACTAAATTCCCATTATTTAGTATTTATGGTACTAAATACGGTAAAACTGTTGAAAATGAAATAAATTCTACCGGTAGGGAATTATTGGGTACATTTTCTGATTTAGATGTTTTAAACTTTAAAAAAGAACTCACAAATAGCCCTTATTCTAAAAATTACTGTGATAAATTAGGCGGAATTGACAAAAATATTGAAATTTCAGATAAAAATTTGAATACTTTACAAAATATGGAATCGGATATCTCAAATAAAGTAGAACGTTATCTTAAAAAAACCACTAAAAACGCAATTAAATAA
- a CDS encoding CoA-binding protein has product MKAKALTLSESYDVLRDAKKIAIIGVSLDERRVSNRITKIMIDLNYDLYLVNPKYNGQNFENYPIYESLEDLKNKVDYLDIICVFRNPIYMEEEAKKAIGFGDFGIFWMQPGTDSDNAIDLMLRNNHSIVKEKCIGVLATDLKLKGN; this is encoded by the coding sequence GTGAAAGCAAAGGCATTAACTTTATCAGAAAGTTATGATGTATTAAGAGATGCTAAAAAGATAGCCATTATTGGAGTTTCCCTTGACGAACGTCGTGTAAGTAATAGAATTACAAAAATTATGATTGATTTAAATTATGATTTGTATCTTGTAAATCCAAAATATAATGGTCAGAATTTTGAAAATTACCCTATTTATGAATCTTTGGAAGATTTAAAGAATAAAGTAGACTATTTGGACATTATATGCGTATTTAGGAATCCTATCTATATGGAAGAAGAAGCTAAAAAAGCCATAGGTTTCGGAGATTTTGGAATATTTTGGATGCAACCAGGTACTGATAGTGATAATGCTATAGATTTAATGTTGCGAAATAACCACAGCATTGTAAAAGAAAAATGTATCGGAGTTTTGGCAACTGATTTAAAATTAAAAGGAAATTAA
- a CDS encoding DNA-directed DNA polymerase II small subunit — protein MDIIKLLLDLEILVSPTCYNRLKSFKKPDLENLISKISKFKNSKKDFILLDNHFMDSFLNNDVNDLIIEYANFDFIKYYIGNNKEVQNQEIMSKLDKKLSEEYALIDSEIKSEKSIESKNTKEIASNEKSLTNLENLEKNDKINLDLKEGTNNDEEKSEADIQRDLKLANRLERFEKIKSIRKSINSSFKFDSKDIETQVKVYEDTDVTGNSTCEGTLDDFITYFRDRYETLKTIIERKYQKKSYPLNKAYTKKNEKIFLVGIISDVNTTKNGHKMVEIEDQKGDFKVLIMKNKIDNKEIFGDILLDEIMGFEGTVSNDGRLMFVDKTYRPDVDVKPAKKIDEEIYTAFLSDVHVGSHEFMAKTFEKFIRFLNGEVGNSKEQNIASKLKYVSIAGDLVDGVGIYPGQEEDLYEVDIVSQYEEVANYIAQVPEHIHFVIGPGNHDALRPAEPQPTFTQEIRDLFPKENVTFVSNPCSVNIHGLDYLLYHGRSFDDVIGQISEAQYTNPCSIMQELLKRRHLCPTYGGRCPIAPEVRDYLVIDKKPDIFHTGHIHINGCGNYKGTIMVNSGTFQEQTSFQKKMGISPTPAIVPIMDMSNMGKIVHEWDNGALNSKIM, from the coding sequence ATGGATATAATTAAATTATTATTAGATTTAGAAATTTTAGTATCACCTACTTGTTATAATCGTCTAAAAAGTTTTAAAAAACCAGATTTAGAAAATTTAATATCTAAAATATCTAAATTTAAAAATTCAAAGAAAGATTTTATTCTATTAGATAATCACTTTATGGATTCATTTTTAAATAATGACGTTAATGACTTGATTATAGAATATGCTAATTTTGATTTTATAAAATACTATATTGGGAATAATAAAGAAGTTCAAAATCAAGAGATAATGTCAAAATTAGATAAAAAATTATCTGAAGAATATGCACTTATTGATTCAGAAATAAAAAGCGAAAAATCAATTGAATCAAAAAATACGAAAGAAATAGCGTCAAATGAAAAATCATTAACGAATTTAGAAAATTTAGAAAAAAATGATAAAATAAATTTAGACTTAAAAGAAGGAACAAATAATGATGAAGAAAAATCTGAAGCAGATATTCAGAGAGATTTAAAATTAGCAAATAGATTAGAGAGATTTGAAAAAATTAAATCAATAAGGAAAAGCATTAATTCATCATTTAAGTTTGATTCTAAAGATATTGAAACTCAGGTTAAAGTATATGAAGATACAGATGTAACTGGGAATTCCACTTGCGAAGGAACGCTTGATGATTTTATAACCTACTTTAGAGATAGATATGAAACTTTAAAAACCATTATAGAAAGAAAATATCAAAAAAAGTCGTATCCATTAAATAAAGCTTATACTAAAAAGAATGAGAAGATTTTTTTAGTAGGTATCATCTCCGACGTTAATACCACAAAAAATGGTCATAAAATGGTAGAAATTGAAGATCAAAAAGGTGATTTCAAAGTTCTAATTATGAAAAATAAAATTGATAATAAAGAGATATTTGGAGACATCCTGCTCGATGAAATTATGGGTTTTGAAGGCACCGTTAGCAATGATGGTAGGTTAATGTTTGTTGACAAAACCTATAGGCCGGACGTAGATGTAAAACCTGCAAAAAAAATTGATGAAGAGATATATACTGCATTCTTATCTGATGTTCACGTTGGAAGCCATGAGTTTATGGCAAAAACCTTTGAAAAGTTTATAAGATTTTTAAATGGGGAAGTTGGAAACTCCAAAGAACAAAATATTGCAAGTAAATTAAAATACGTATCTATAGCGGGGGATTTAGTAGATGGCGTTGGGATATACCCAGGTCAAGAAGAAGACTTGTACGAAGTAGACATCGTTTCACAATACGAAGAAGTAGCAAATTACATAGCACAAGTGCCTGAGCATATCCACTTTGTAATAGGTCCTGGCAACCACGATGCGTTAAGACCTGCTGAGCCTCAACCAACGTTTACACAGGAAATAAGGGATTTATTCCCTAAAGAGAATGTTACATTTGTTTCAAATCCTTGCTCGGTAAATATTCACGGATTAGATTATTTACTATACCATGGTAGAAGCTTTGATGATGTAATAGGACAAATTTCTGAAGCCCAATATACAAATCCTTGTTCCATTATGCAGGAATTATTAAAAAGAAGACATTTGTGTCCTACTTATGGGGGTAGATGTCCAATAGCTCCAGAAGTAAGAGATTATTTAGTAATCGATAAAAAACCCGATATATTCCATACGGGTCATATCCATATTAATGGCTGTGGAAATTATAAAGGCACAATAATGGTAAATAGTGGTACGTTCCAAGAACAAACTTCTTTCCAGAAAAAAATGGGAATTTCACCAACCCCTGCAATCGTACCAATTATGGATATGTCCAATATGGGTAAAATCGTTCATGAATGGGACAATGGTGCTTTAAATTCAAAAATAATGTAA
- a CDS encoding RecB-family nuclease codes for MYIALHNSFSSKQVEEFAKVVFGMGLNTIVFTKASSSAAQNGIPIVQKMAIKNNKNLVYLEDINDAIEILNPEKVIMITNSNIGKEKLNFEEIGEKDLIVFCGSNSGFSLKEIESANAEPKHLLGVNIGPIGEASILLYNTLKDQ; via the coding sequence ATGTATATTGCACTACATAACTCATTTAGCTCAAAACAAGTTGAAGAATTTGCAAAAGTAGTTTTTGGAATGGGATTGAATACTATAGTATTTACAAAAGCATCAAGTTCTGCTGCTCAGAATGGCATACCAATAGTTCAAAAAATGGCAATCAAAAATAACAAAAATTTAGTATATTTGGAAGATATAAACGATGCTATAGAAATATTAAACCCTGAAAAAGTAATAATGATAACAAATAGTAATATAGGTAAAGAAAAACTCAATTTTGAAGAAATTGGGGAAAAAGATTTAATTGTATTTTGTGGAAGTAACTCAGGTTTTAGCTTAAAAGAAATCGAATCTGCAAATGCCGAACCTAAACATCTCTTAGGCGTAAATATAGGCCCAATAGGAGAAGCTTCAATCCTTTTATATAATACTTTAAAGGACCAATAA